Proteins from one Methanorbis rubei genomic window:
- a CDS encoding malate dehydrogenase produces MTILACLGAGRIGGEVAFLAASLGLADEIILHDMYEPMLTAQKLDLMHAMDITVSTDTKRLRDADFCVFSAGAARTPDIKTRADLFEANLPVAREATEMLGGFGGHLIVITNPMDAFTWYFAKHTGLSQEQVMGFGGLLDSRRFAVALASCGITGDARVLGEHGDHQVPIFSRLDVEVPESVREQILEDICASSMPVIKGKSGTVFGPAYHICSMIKDVTTDSCRLITCSIPADGAYGIDGCALGLPATLGKNGAKVDDSWELDAWEEKKLQDAAEFLRDICRRV; encoded by the coding sequence ATGACAATACTGGCATGCCTTGGTGCCGGACGGATCGGCGGAGAAGTTGCATTCCTTGCAGCCTCTCTCGGTCTCGCCGACGAAATAATCCTGCACGACATGTACGAGCCCATGCTCACCGCCCAAAAACTTGACCTGATGCACGCAATGGACATCACCGTCTCCACCGACACAAAACGCCTCCGCGACGCAGACTTTTGTGTATTCTCTGCCGGAGCCGCACGAACCCCGGACATCAAAACGCGCGCCGACCTCTTTGAAGCAAACTTACCGGTCGCCCGCGAAGCAACCGAGATGCTCGGCGGATTCGGCGGTCACTTAATCGTCATCACCAACCCGATGGATGCATTCACTTGGTACTTTGCAAAACACACCGGCCTCTCACAGGAACAGGTCATGGGATTTGGCGGCCTTTTAGACAGCCGGAGATTTGCCGTCGCGCTCGCATCCTGCGGGATTACAGGCGACGCACGCGTTCTTGGAGAACATGGCGATCATCAGGTCCCGATCTTTTCGCGGCTCGACGTCGAAGTCCCGGAGTCAGTCCGAGAACAAATTCTTGAGGACATTTGTGCCTCCTCCATGCCGGTCATCAAAGGAAAATCCGGCACCGTATTCGGCCCTGCCTACCATATCTGCAGCATGATAAAGGACGTTACAACCGACTCGTGCCGGCTCATCACCTGCTCAATTCCTGCTGACGGCGCTTACGGCATTGACGGCTGCGCCCTCGGACTTCCGGCAACTCTCGGTAAAAATGGTGCAAAAGTCGACGACTCATGGGAACTCGATGCATGGGAAGAGAAAAAACTTCAGGATGCAGCAGAATTCCTGCGTGACATCTGCCGGAGAGTCTGA